CTCCGTGGGCGCCCCGACGACACTCGGTGTTTTGGGTATAGCCGATCCGGACGGCGCAGGTATAAAAAAGGCGCTCGCCGTCGCTTCGTCATCGCGGGAAAGTATGAGATTTTTGGGAAGGAAAATAAGCCGGACCGAACTTGCCGGCGCGGTGCGCGCCGTCGAGAGGATTTAAGAAAAACCTATACCGCTTTGCGCACGCGGCCCGATTTAAGACACGTGGTGCAGACATAAGCCCTTACGGCTTTTCCGCCGAGCATTATTTTGTGCCGGCCGAGGTTGGGCATAAATCTTCTGTTCGACGCTTTGTGAGAGTGGCTGATCGATTTTCCGGCCGAAGGGCCTTTTGCGCAGATTGAGCATTTGAACGA
This Elusimicrobia bacterium HGW-Elusimicrobia-1 DNA region includes the following protein-coding sequences:
- the rpmB gene encoding 50S ribosomal protein L28: MSFKCSICAKGPSAGKSISHSHKASNRRFMPNLGRHKIMLGGKAVRAYVCTTCLKSGRVRKAV